One window of the Microvirga mediterraneensis genome contains the following:
- the secD gene encoding protein translocase subunit SecD, whose translation MLRFSRSKIIATVAIIVIGLLLAVPSMMNREQRQAYLNAIPSWVPSWLVPSRAIVLGLDLQGGSHVLLEVDAQDLLRGQITLLRDDVRRILRDTRVSSQNGIQTVPRGVQIRVPDAADRERLMPRLRELSQPIGNAMLGQSGGNSVQINTTPDGVITLTYTDAGINERIRRAVDQSIEVVRRRIDATGTTEPSIQRQGADRVLVQVPGLQDPQQLKALLGETGNLEFRLLAQAGATDVDMLPMEDAGGQRVPVERRVIAEGGDLTDAQPAFDSQTRQPIVNFRFNIRGAQRFGQATTENLGRQLAIVLDNRVISAPTIQSPITGGSGQISGSFTVEQVNNLAVLLRSGALPAKLTIVEERTVGPGLGRDSIEAGKMATYVAGIFVVIFMFATYGVFGLIANIALIVHVGLIFGLMSVLEATLTLPGIAGIVLTIGTAVDSNVLIYERIREEVRSGRSIVSGIQAGFDRAFATIVDSNSTMAIAALILFFLGSGPVRGFAVVFILGILTTVITAVTLTRMMIALWYQWMRPKVLPF comes from the coding sequence ATGCTGCGCTTCTCGAGGTCGAAGATCATCGCCACCGTGGCGATCATTGTGATCGGCCTGCTTCTTGCGGTTCCGAGCATGATGAATCGCGAGCAGCGTCAGGCCTACCTGAATGCCATTCCGAGCTGGGTTCCGTCCTGGCTCGTTCCGTCCCGGGCCATCGTGCTGGGCCTCGACCTGCAGGGCGGCTCGCACGTCCTCCTGGAGGTCGACGCGCAGGACCTGCTGCGCGGCCAGATCACGCTCCTGCGCGACGACGTTCGCCGCATTCTGCGCGATACCCGGGTTTCGTCCCAGAACGGCATTCAGACCGTCCCGCGGGGCGTGCAGATCCGTGTGCCGGACGCGGCCGACCGCGAGCGGCTGATGCCGCGCCTGAGGGAATTGTCCCAGCCCATCGGCAACGCCATGCTCGGCCAGTCTGGCGGGAATTCGGTCCAGATCAACACCACGCCGGACGGGGTGATCACGCTGACCTACACGGATGCGGGCATCAACGAGCGCATCCGCCGCGCCGTCGACCAGTCCATCGAGGTGGTCCGTCGCCGTATCGATGCCACCGGCACCACGGAGCCGAGCATCCAGCGCCAGGGCGCCGACCGCGTTCTCGTGCAGGTTCCGGGCCTGCAGGATCCGCAGCAGCTGAAGGCCCTGCTGGGTGAAACCGGCAACCTCGAATTCCGCCTGCTGGCTCAAGCAGGCGCCACCGACGTCGACATGCTGCCTATGGAAGACGCGGGCGGCCAGCGCGTTCCGGTCGAGCGCCGGGTGATCGCCGAAGGCGGCGACCTGACGGACGCGCAGCCGGCCTTCGACAGCCAGACCCGTCAGCCCATCGTCAATTTCCGCTTCAACATCCGTGGCGCCCAGCGCTTCGGCCAGGCAACGACGGAAAATCTCGGCCGCCAGCTGGCCATCGTCCTCGACAACCGGGTGATCTCGGCCCCGACGATCCAGTCGCCCATCACCGGCGGCTCCGGCCAGATCTCGGGCAGCTTCACCGTCGAGCAGGTCAACAATCTCGCGGTCCTGCTGCGCTCCGGCGCCCTTCCTGCCAAGCTCACCATCGTCGAAGAGCGCACGGTGGGTCCGGGCCTTGGGCGCGATTCCATCGAGGCGGGCAAGATGGCCACCTATGTGGCGGGCATCTTCGTGGTCATCTTCATGTTCGCCACCTACGGCGTCTTCGGCCTCATCGCGAACATCGCGCTCATCGTCCACGTGGGCCTCATCTTCGGCCTCATGTCGGTGCTCGAGGCCACGCTGACCCTGCCGGGCATCGCGGGCATCGTTCTCACCATCGGCACGGCCGTCGACTCGAACGTGCTCATCTACGAGCGTATCCGCGAAGAGGTGCGTTCCGGACGCTCCATCGTGTCCGGCATTCAGGCAGGCTTCGACCGGGCCTTCGCGACCATCGTCGACTCGAACAGCACCATGGCGATTGCGGCCCTGATCCTGTTCTTCCTCGGCTCCGGTCCCGTGCGCGGCTTCGCCGTCGTGTTCATCCTCGGCATCCTGACGACCGTGATCACCGCCGTCACCCTGACGCGCATGATGATCGCGCTCTGGTATCAGTGGATGCGTCCCAAAGTTCTTCCGTTCTAA